A single region of the Pseudomonas sp. VD-NE ins genome encodes:
- a CDS encoding HlyD family secretion protein has protein sequence MPAQLKRRLLIFLLLVLLIAGGFFAHWFFKGRFYESTDNAYVQGEITRVSSQLSARIDEVLVQDNQHVEKGQLLVRLEPNDFRLAIDRANAALATREAERLQAQSKLTQQSSLIAASDAQVATTQATLGRSQMDLSRAETLRKPGYVSEERVTTLSADAHIARSQVAKAQADAQGQRQQVNALNAEIKRLDAQIANARADLAQAELNLTRSEIHAPISGLVGQRAARNGQVVQAGAYLLSIVPDEDIWVQANFKETQIGRMQPGQKAELTFDAYGDTPIEARVDSLFAASGAQFSLLPPDNATGNFTKVVQRIPVKLTFKADNPLHGKIRPGMSATATVNIKDAPDNGR, from the coding sequence ATGCCTGCCCAACTCAAGCGTCGCCTGTTGATTTTCCTGCTGCTCGTCCTGCTGATCGCCGGGGGCTTTTTCGCCCATTGGTTTTTCAAGGGACGCTTTTATGAAAGCACTGACAACGCTTATGTCCAGGGCGAAATCACCCGTGTGTCGAGCCAGTTGAGCGCGCGCATCGACGAAGTGCTGGTGCAGGACAATCAACACGTGGAAAAAGGCCAGTTGCTGGTGCGCCTCGAACCGAATGATTTTCGTCTGGCCATCGACCGCGCCAACGCCGCCCTCGCCACCCGCGAAGCCGAACGCCTGCAAGCGCAGAGCAAACTGACTCAGCAATCGAGCTTGATCGCCGCCAGCGACGCGCAGGTGGCGACCACCCAAGCGACGCTCGGCCGTTCGCAAATGGATTTGTCGCGTGCCGAAACCCTGCGCAAACCCGGTTATGTTTCCGAAGAACGCGTGACCACCCTCTCCGCTGACGCGCATATCGCCCGTTCGCAAGTGGCCAAGGCGCAAGCCGACGCACAGGGCCAGCGCCAACAGGTCAACGCCCTGAACGCAGAAATCAAACGCCTCGACGCACAGATCGCCAACGCCCGCGCCGATCTGGCGCAAGCCGAACTCAACCTGACCCGCAGCGAAATCCACGCGCCAATCAGTGGCCTGGTCGGACAGCGCGCCGCGCGCAATGGTCAAGTGGTGCAGGCCGGTGCCTATCTGCTGTCGATCGTCCCGGACGAAGACATCTGGGTGCAGGCCAACTTCAAGGAAACCCAGATCGGTCGCATGCAACCCGGACAAAAAGCCGAGCTGACGTTCGACGCGTATGGCGACACACCGATCGAAGCACGGGTCGACAGCCTGTTCGCCGCCTCCGGCGCGCAGTTCAGCCTGCTGCCACCGGACAACGCCACCGGCAACTTCACCAAAGTCGTGCAACGGATTCCAGTGAAACTGACCTTCAAGGCTGACAACCCGCTGCACGGCAAAATCCGCCCGGGCATGTCCGCCACCGCCACCGTGAACATCAAAGACGCCCCGGACAATGGCCGGTGA
- a CDS encoding MDR family MFS transporter has translation MMSVMLGAFMAVLDIQITNSSLKDIQGALSATLEEGSWISTSYLVAEIIMIPLTAWLVQLLSARRLAVWVSLGFLVSSLLCSMAWSLESMIVFRAMQGFTGGALIPLAFTLTLIKLPEHHRAKGMAMFAMTATFAPSIGPTLGGWLTENWGWEYIFYINIPPGLIMIAGLMYGLEKKEAHWELLKSTDYTGILTLGIGLGCLQVFLEEGHRKDWLESSLIVTLGSIALVSLITFVIVQISKPNPLINLGILRNRNFGLSSISSLGMGVGLYGSIYLLPLYLAQIQNYNALQIGEVIMWMGVPQLFLIPLVPKLMKFVSPKWLCTIGFGLFGLASFSSGVLNPDFAGPQFNQIQIIRALGQPLIMVTISLIATAYILPQDAGSASSLFNILRNLGGAIGIALLATLLDARTKTYFDYLREAVVPTNPQVAERLASMTDRFGSDTAALGKLSEIVHQQAAIMAYNDAFHFVGIALGISMLAILLTKKLPQGLKAGESH, from the coding sequence GTGATGAGCGTGATGCTCGGCGCCTTTATGGCGGTGCTCGACATCCAGATCACCAACTCGTCGCTGAAAGATATTCAGGGTGCGTTGTCGGCGACGCTGGAAGAAGGCTCGTGGATTTCCACCTCTTATCTGGTCGCGGAAATCATCATGATCCCGCTGACCGCGTGGCTGGTGCAACTGCTGTCGGCGCGACGTCTGGCGGTGTGGGTGTCGCTGGGTTTTCTGGTTTCCTCGCTGCTGTGCTCGATGGCCTGGAGCCTGGAAAGCATGATCGTGTTTCGCGCCATGCAAGGTTTCACTGGGGGCGCGCTGATCCCGTTGGCGTTCACCCTGACCCTGATCAAACTACCCGAACACCACCGTGCGAAAGGCATGGCGATGTTCGCCATGACCGCGACGTTCGCGCCGTCCATCGGCCCGACGCTGGGCGGCTGGCTCACGGAAAACTGGGGCTGGGAGTACATTTTCTATATCAACATTCCGCCGGGCCTGATCATGATCGCCGGCCTGATGTACGGGCTAGAGAAGAAAGAAGCGCACTGGGAACTGCTGAAAAGCACCGACTACACCGGCATCCTCACGTTAGGGATTGGCCTGGGTTGTTTGCAAGTGTTTCTTGAAGAAGGCCATCGCAAGGACTGGCTGGAATCAAGCCTGATCGTGACACTGGGCAGCATTGCCCTGGTGAGCCTGATCACCTTTGTGATCGTGCAGATTTCCAAACCGAATCCGCTGATCAACCTCGGGATTCTGCGTAATCGCAATTTTGGCTTGTCGAGTATTTCCAGCCTGGGCATGGGTGTCGGGTTGTACGGTTCGATCTATCTGTTGCCGCTGTACCTGGCGCAGATCCAGAACTACAACGCCCTGCAAATCGGCGAAGTGATCATGTGGATGGGCGTGCCACAGCTGTTTCTGATTCCGCTGGTGCCGAAGCTGATGAAGTTTGTTTCGCCGAAATGGCTGTGCACGATTGGTTTCGGGTTGTTCGGGCTGGCGAGTTTTTCTTCGGGGGTGCTCAACCCGGACTTTGCCGGGCCGCAGTTCAATCAGATCCAGATTATTCGCGCGCTGGGGCAGCCGTTGATCATGGTGACCATTTCGCTGATCGCCACGGCGTATATCCTTCCGCAGGACGCGGGGTCGGCGTCGAGTCTGTTCAATATCCTGCGAAATCTGGGCGGCGCGATTGGTATTGCCCTGCTCGCGACATTGCTGGATGCGCGCACCAAGACTTACTTCGATTATTTGCGTGAGGCGGTAGTGCCGACAAATCCGCAGGTGGCGGAGCGACTGGCGTCGATGACCGATCGGTTTGGCAGTGACACGGCGGCGTTGGGCAAGCTGAGTGAGATCGTCCATCAACAGGCGGCGATCATGGCTTACAACGATGCGTTTCACTTTGTCGGGATTGCGTTGGGGATCAGTATGTTGGCGATTTTGTTGACCAAGAAATTGCCACAAGGGTTGAAGGCTGGGGAGTCTCATTAA